From the Candida dubliniensis CD36 chromosome 2, complete sequence genome, the window GATATTTAAAGTTATTCACTCCTCGTAATATTTCACTTGAATCCAAAGACTGCAGCTATTGCACTGCACTATGATATCAAACCCTCCATCTTTATCTGGTGTTCCCTTTTCTAAATCTGTCTCTGTGAGGCAGATGCTATTGTGAGCAGTGCATCTGGGGCATGATTTTGTCcattcatcattatcaaactcaaaatcatcaagaCTATAAATATCCAATCCACTCCCATTTATGTTAAATccattcaattttgatgaCTCGATGAGCTGC encodes:
- a CDS encoding diphthamide biosynthesis protein 4, putative (Similar to S. cerevisiae JJJ3;~In S. cerevisiae: required for the first step of diphtamide biosynthesis, the transfer of 3-amino-3-carboxypropyl from s-adenosyl-l- methionine to a histidine residue. diphthamide is a post- translational modification of histidine which occurs in elongation factor 2.), which codes for MISYYDVLGITPEASIPELKQAYKSKLLTSHPDKIDNSTAQVDIPLIKQAFATLIDPTSREKYDQQLIESSKLNGFNINGSGLDIYSLDDFEFDNDEWTKSCPRCTAHNSICLTETDLEKGTPDKDGGFDIIVQCNSCSLWIQVKYYEE